The following DNA comes from Curtobacterium sp. 9128.
CGCATGATCCCCGATCTCGGCAACGAGAAGCGTGCGCTGCGGGCCGAGCTCCGCCAGCGCCGACGCACCAGGACCACGACCGAACGCGACGAGGACACGACGGCGCTCACCGAGACCCTGCAACGGTTCGCCGAGGAGCGTCAGGTCGAGTCGATCGCCCTCTACCTCTCGGCCTCGGACGAGCCGAACGTCCGACCGTTCCTGAACTGGGCGTTCGAGCGCGACATCCGCGTGCTGCTGCCCATCACCCGCGAGGACGGGTTGCTCGACTGGGCGGTCGGCGACGGGTCGAGCGAGACCGAGGGGATCTTCGGCATGCCCGAGGTCGTCGGCGAGGTGCTGTCCCCGCTCGCGATCAACGACGTCGACGCGATCCTCACCCCGGCCGCCGCGGTCGGACACGACGGCGTCCGGATGGGCTGGGGTCGCGGGTACTACGACAAGACCCTCGGGTCCATGGCGAAGCGTCCGCCCGTCTATGCTGTGATCTTCGACGCGGAGTACCTCGACGAGGTCCCGCGCGAACCCCACGACGAACCCGTGGACGGCATCATCACGCCGTCGCGCATCATCACGTTCCGGAGCTGACGTGCCCACCTACTCGTACCGCTGCACCGAGTGCGACACCGCGTTCGACATCAAGCAGTCGTTCTCCGACGCCACGCTCACCGAGTGCCCCACGTGCGGCGGTGTCCTGCGGAAGGTGTTCTCGCCGGTCGGCGTGACGTTCAACGGCGGCGGCTTCTACCGGACCGACTCCCGCCCGGCACCGAAGTCCGAGGGCTCGTCCAGCAGCACGCCCGCGAAGTCCGAGTCCGCGAAACCCGCGCCGGCCGCCGCGCCCGCTGCACCCGCTGCACCCTCGAAGCCCGCCGCGTCCTGACGCCCGTCGCGCCTCCTCGCTAGGTTTGACTGGTCGCCGCCCGGCGGCCGTCCTCGACCCGGAAGGAGACCCGTGAAGGGCTTCAAGGAGTTCCTGCTCCGCGGAAACGTGATCGACCTGGCCGTCGCTGTGGTCATCGGTGCTGCGTTCACCGCGATCGTGACCTCGATCGTCACGAACGTGATCAACCCGCTCATCGGCGCCGTGTTCAACGCGTCGATGCTCGACAAGACGCTGATCGTGCACATCCCGACCGTCTCCGGAGGGGACGCCTCCCTGAAGTTCGGCGCGGTCATCGGCGCGGCGATCAACTTCATCATCATCGCCGCTGTGGTCTACTTCGCGCTGATCCTGCCGGTGAACCACCTGATCAAGCGCACGTTCGCCAAGCTCCAGAAGGACGAGGAGCAGACGCCGCAGGACGTCCCGCCGACCGACGTCGAGGTCCTCGTCGAGATCCGCGACCTCCTGCGCTCACAGCAGGGCCGCTCGCTCGACGGTGGCGCGCACGTCGCACCGAACGACGCCCCCGAGGGCCCGGGGCTGCCGAGCACGACGAAGCTCTAGCGCCCGCGGAACCGCGAGACGGACACAGCACCACGCGATTGCGTGGTGCTGTGTCCGTTTTTCGGCGTGGTCGGCCGCTACTCGGTGTGACCGCCCCGGCGCCGGAACCGACGGAGGGCGACGAGCGCACCGCCGAGCCCGAGCAGGGCGATCGCCGCCGAGGCAGCCCCGGCCAGGTCCGCGCCGGTGAAGGCGAGCTCGGGTGCAGGCGCACGGAGTCGGACGGCAACGTCGACCTCCTCCGAGGCGACGGTGCGCTGCTCGACACCGGACTCGATCGGAGCCGATCCGGCCAGACCCTCGACGTGGACGGTGCGCTTGACCGACCCGGACGCCAGATCGGCCGCGGTGACGACGTGCGTCGCGGTGCAGGTGCCCTGCGAGCCCGGGTCGAGCATCTCGGTGCCGCAGGAGAACTCCTCCGTCGGCGTCGAGAGCGCCCGGAGGTCCGATGCGCGGACGGTTCCGGTGTTCTCGACCCCGAGGTCCCACTCGACGACGTCTCCGACCGAGGCCGTGACCACGCCGTCGTCACCCGGCTCCAGGACACGCTCGCCCGACCGGACCGTCGCCTTCGCGGTCACTCGAAGCGCCGGGTCCGCTGGCAGGTCAACGGCGATGCGCGCCTCGGCGATCGGCAGGGACTCCCCGGACGGGGTGGTCGCCGAGCCGCTCGCTGCGATGGTGACGACACCACGGTCCAGATCGTCCTGGGTGAGCACGACCTCCCGAGCCGAGCAGTCGCGCTCCGCCCCCGGTGCGAGGGTCTCCTCGCCGCAGTCGATCGCATCGCCGGACGCGTCCACGAGGTCGATGTCGCGCAGGGTCACGTTGCCGTCGTTGCGGACGACCGGCGACACTCGGACGACGTCGCCAGCGGTCAGCCGGTCGTCGTCGCCGGTGTCGTACGCCGCGTGCAGGGTCAGCCCAGCCGCCGCCGCGTGGTCGAGCGCCACGGTCGACTCCGCCTCCGGCAGCTCGAGCTCCGCGCCGGCAGGCGTCGTGGCGGTTCCGGTGAGGACGACACGCCAGGATCCGGCGTCGACGTCCGCCTGGGTGAGCGCGTGCTCCACCGTCTCGCACTCGACGATCTGCCCGGGCGCGACGGCCGACGGGCAGTCCATGGCGCTCCCGGCGTCCGTGCGCACCTGCAGGTCCCGCAGGGTGACGTTGCCGGTGTTCGTGATCGCACCACGGACACGGACGAAGTCGCCCGCGTGCGGGGTCCCGGCGTCGATCACCGCTTCGACCTGGGCCGTCGCGGTGGCGTCTGCGGGCAGCTCGACGGAGGCCTTCTGGCGTTCGAACGACAGACGGCCGCTGGTCGGGGTCGCTGCTGAGCCGTCGACCGCGACACCGTACGTACCGGCATCGACCTCGTCCTGCGTGAGGGTGTGCTCGAGCACGGTGCACTCGACGGTCTGGCCCGGCACGAGGTCGGACGGGCACGCGATCGGGTCACCTGCCACCGTGGTCAGACGGCTGTCGGACAACGTGACGTTGCCGGTGTTGACGATCGACGCGGACACCCGGACGACGTCGCCGGCGCGCGGCGTCCCGACCGCGGTCGAGGACTCGACCCGGACCTGGACCGACGCAGCGGCAGCGGCCGGCAGCTCGACGTCCACCGTGCGCCGGTCGAACTCGATGCGGTCTCCGGCCGGGGTGGACGCCCCGCCGGTGATCGCCACGGTGATCGTGCCGGCGTCGATGTCCGCCTGGGTCAGGACCCGGGTCGTCTCGCACTCGACCGACTGACCGGGAGCGACGTCCGATGCGCAGTCGAGCGGCGTTCCGGCGTCGACGGCCAGTTCGGCGGCGGAGAGCGTCACGTTGCCCGAGTTGCGGACGACGACGTGCGTCACCACCGCGTCACCGGCGTCGGCTCGCCCGTCACCGCCGTCGTGCAGCACGGCGTCCGCGGAGACGACCGCGCGTGCGGCAGCGGCGATGGGGGTGGTCGCCGTCACCGGAGTCGTGACGGTGGACCCGTCCGGCGCGCGGGCGGCGAGGTTCGCGTCACGCACGACCTTGCCGGCGTCGATGTCGGCCTGCGTGATCGTGTACTCGGCGAGAGGGCAGTCAGCCTTCCGCCCCGGCGCGAGCTGCGCCGCACACTCCTCCGTGCCCTCCACGCCGATCGCGGTGAGCGTGGCGTTGCCCGAGTTCGTCACCTTGGCGACGTAGGAGATGGTGTCGCCGACCTGGACGTCGTCACCGGACGTGCGCAGCTCCGCGCGGAGCTCGGCGTCGAGGGCGGGTGCGCGGACGATCTCGGTGACGACGGCTCCGGTCTCGCCGTCCGCCGTCGAGCCGAACGGCGTCGACGCGATGACCGACGCGTCGTTGCGGATCGAACCGCGGTCGACGTCTGCCTGCGTGACGGTGTGGGGTTCGGCCGACACGAAGGTCACGGACGCACCCGGTGCGATCGGCAGG
Coding sequences within:
- a CDS encoding 5-formyltetrahydrofolate cyclo-ligase, with the protein product MIPDLGNEKRALRAELRQRRRTRTTTERDEDTTALTETLQRFAEERQVESIALYLSASDEPNVRPFLNWAFERDIRVLLPITREDGLLDWAVGDGSSETEGIFGMPEVVGEVLSPLAINDVDAILTPAAAVGHDGVRMGWGRGYYDKTLGSMAKRPPVYAVIFDAEYLDEVPREPHDEPVDGIITPSRIITFRS
- the mscL gene encoding large conductance mechanosensitive channel protein MscL codes for the protein MKGFKEFLLRGNVIDLAVAVVIGAAFTAIVTSIVTNVINPLIGAVFNASMLDKTLIVHIPTVSGGDASLKFGAVIGAAINFIIIAAVVYFALILPVNHLIKRTFAKLQKDEEQTPQDVPPTDVEVLVEIRDLLRSQQGRSLDGGAHVAPNDAPEGPGLPSTTKL
- a CDS encoding FmdB family zinc ribbon protein, with amino-acid sequence MPTYSYRCTECDTAFDIKQSFSDATLTECPTCGGVLRKVFSPVGVTFNGGGFYRTDSRPAPKSEGSSSSTPAKSESAKPAPAAAPAAPAAPSKPAAS